The Chryseobacterium wanjuense genome includes a window with the following:
- a CDS encoding NUDIX hydrolase gives MSFGKDLLRKIKSAELPGENAHGVFSPPYRPVFTYEEALANNPKFAAVNIILYLKNDEWHFPLIQRTVNEHDRHSGQISLPGGKREEMDRDFAETAIRETSEEIGIEKHYVRIIREMSPIYIPPSNFYVYPYISYTKKNPQFILQQTEAVETIEFPITCFLNLPDNPEIMALPSAGGKEVPVINFNGYIIWGATAMILSEFSQLLKKM, from the coding sequence ATGAGTTTTGGAAAAGATTTATTAAGGAAAATAAAAAGCGCCGAGTTACCCGGAGAAAATGCCCATGGAGTTTTTTCACCGCCGTATCGTCCCGTTTTTACGTATGAAGAAGCATTGGCTAATAATCCAAAATTTGCCGCTGTAAACATTATTTTATATTTAAAAAATGATGAATGGCATTTTCCATTAATTCAGAGGACAGTCAATGAGCACGACAGACATAGCGGACAAATCTCTTTACCCGGCGGAAAACGTGAAGAAATGGACAGAGATTTTGCTGAAACAGCCATTCGCGAAACTTCAGAAGAAATAGGAATCGAAAAACATTATGTGAGAATTATCAGGGAAATGTCTCCCATCTATATTCCGCCTAGTAATTTTTATGTGTATCCGTACATTTCATATACCAAGAAAAATCCACAGTTTATATTACAGCAGACCGAAGCCGTGGAAACTATAGAATTTCCGATCACCTGCTTTCTCAATCTGCCGGACAATCCCGAAATCATGGCTTTACCCAGCGCCGGAGGGAAAGAAGTGCCCGTTATCAATTTCAACGGATACATTATCTGGGGCGCTACAGCGATGATATTAAGCGAATTCAGCCAGTTGCTGAAAAAAATGTAA
- a CDS encoding UDP-N-acetylmuramate--L-alanine ligase — protein MKTHFIAIGGSAMHNLAIALKDKGYQVTGSDDAIFEPSKSRLENKGILPAEMGWFPEKITSDIDAVILGMHAHQDNPELARAKELGLKIYSYPEFLYEQSKDKTRVVIAGSHGKTTITSMILHVLNFHQKDVDFMVGAQLEGFDCMVKLTQDNDFMVLEGDEYLSSPIDLRSKFLLYQPNIALMSGIAWDHINVFKTFDDYVEQFRKFVASITPGGILVYNEEDAEVVKVVEGAENYFRKIPYKTPEYEIINGKVHLKTEMGDVPLSVFGAHNLLNMEGARHICHTLGIMDEDFYEAIMSFKGASKRLEKVEREDKGTLYKDFAHAPSKVKATVKAFQEQFKNEKKYGFLELHTYSSLNPVFLEQYDHAMDGLDEAIVFYSEDALKIKRMEPISPELIKEKFKNESLKVFTSAEDLHAYWNTLDKTQGVYLMMSSGNFGGLDLTK, from the coding sequence TTGAAGACCCATTTCATTGCTATCGGCGGAAGTGCCATGCATAATCTTGCCATTGCGTTAAAAGACAAAGGATATCAGGTGACAGGTTCGGATGATGCTATTTTCGAGCCATCAAAATCCAGGTTGGAAAATAAAGGAATTTTACCCGCAGAAATGGGTTGGTTCCCCGAAAAAATCACTTCGGATATTGATGCCGTCATTCTCGGAATGCACGCTCATCAGGACAATCCCGAGTTGGCAAGAGCAAAAGAATTGGGTTTAAAAATATATTCTTATCCCGAATTCTTATACGAGCAGTCTAAGGATAAAACAAGAGTCGTAATCGCCGGCTCACATGGGAAAACGACCATCACTTCCATGATTCTTCATGTCCTGAATTTTCATCAGAAAGATGTAGATTTTATGGTGGGCGCACAGCTGGAAGGTTTCGATTGTATGGTAAAACTTACTCAGGATAACGATTTTATGGTGTTGGAAGGTGACGAATATCTTTCCTCTCCTATCGACCTGCGTTCAAAATTTTTACTGTATCAGCCGAATATTGCTTTAATGAGCGGAATTGCCTGGGATCATATTAATGTTTTCAAAACTTTTGATGATTATGTAGAGCAGTTCAGAAAATTTGTGGCAAGCATTACTCCCGGCGGAATTTTGGTCTACAATGAAGAAGATGCAGAAGTGGTAAAAGTAGTGGAAGGAGCTGAAAATTATTTCAGAAAAATTCCTTACAAAACTCCAGAATATGAAATCATTAACGGAAAAGTTCACCTAAAAACAGAAATGGGCGATGTTCCGCTTTCGGTTTTCGGTGCGCACAACCTTTTGAATATGGAAGGTGCGAGACATATCTGCCATACCTTGGGAATTATGGATGAGGATTTCTATGAAGCGATCATGAGTTTTAAAGGTGCTTCAAAACGTCTTGAAAAAGTAGAGAGAGAAGATAAAGGAACGCTTTACAAAGATTTTGCTCACGCGCCAAGTAAGGTAAAAGCAACGGTAAAGGCTTTCCAGGAACAGTTTAAAAATGAAAAAAAATACGGTTTCCTTGAGCTTCACACCTATTCGAGCTTAAATCCTGTTTTCCTTGAACAATACGATCATGCGATGGACGGGCTGGATGAAGCTATCGTTTTCTATTCTGAAGATGCCTTGAAAATCAAAAGAATGGAGCCGATTTCTCCTGAACTGATCAAAGAAAAATTTAAAAATGAAAGTTTAAAAGTTTTTACCAGCGCTGAAGATCTTCACGCTTACTGGAATACGTTGGATAAAACTCAAGGGGTTTATCTGATGATGAGTTCCGGAAACTTTGGCGGGCTGGATTTAACGAAATAA
- a CDS encoding CsgG/HfaB family protein, which yields MRAKTYSRIFFCTILLCITQACSSLLGLPSNPERSTLGENTIYTTELKNMPLPKEKIVIGVYKFRDQTGQYKPSENGNNWSTAVPQGTTTILIKALEDSRWFIPIERENIANLLNERQIIRSTRQEYLKDADKNSQSLPPLLYAGILLEGGVISYDSNVMTGGLGARYFGIGASTQYRQDRITIYLRAVSTLNGEILKTVYTSKTILSTSVNGSFFRYIDTERLLEAEVGLTQNEPVQLAVTEAIEKAVKALIVEGIKDKIWGKSVDNTGNYQVVIDEYEREQDVNKNRLIGNKFPDNYRQKFAVFGNVEAQKIKDDYVNPKMNIGGKLGFKYFFSPNFNVEINANIFTLENENIVKRNFFVPEVNLEYLLFPKYRFSPYIYGGGGIMYSNIKPRYKGQFGGGLEFMLAKNIGLRASSQYDVGFKDDWEGLVNGKRKDQALRFALGLNFYIGNK from the coding sequence ATGAGAGCCAAAACTTACAGCAGAATTTTTTTCTGTACTATACTCCTGTGCATCACACAGGCCTGTAGTTCTTTGCTCGGATTGCCCTCCAATCCTGAAAGATCTACATTGGGCGAAAACACAATCTACACCACAGAGTTGAAAAACATGCCTTTACCCAAAGAAAAAATTGTAATCGGTGTTTACAAATTCAGGGATCAGACAGGGCAGTACAAACCCTCTGAAAACGGGAACAACTGGAGCACAGCCGTGCCGCAGGGTACCACCACTATTTTAATCAAAGCTTTGGAAGACAGCCGATGGTTTATCCCTATCGAAAGGGAAAATATTGCCAATCTTCTCAACGAAAGACAGATCATCCGTTCCACAAGGCAGGAATATCTGAAAGATGCCGACAAAAACAGCCAGTCTCTGCCGCCGCTTTTATATGCCGGAATTTTGCTGGAAGGGGGAGTCATTTCCTACGACAGCAATGTGATGACAGGCGGATTGGGAGCACGATATTTCGGTATAGGAGCTTCTACACAGTACAGACAGGACCGGATTACCATTTATCTTCGCGCCGTTTCTACTTTGAACGGGGAAATCCTGAAAACAGTTTATACTTCAAAAACCATTCTTTCTACAAGTGTCAACGGAAGTTTTTTCAGATATATCGATACGGAAAGATTATTGGAAGCTGAGGTAGGTTTAACACAGAACGAACCGGTACAGCTTGCCGTGACCGAAGCCATCGAAAAAGCTGTAAAAGCTTTAATTGTAGAAGGAATTAAAGATAAAATCTGGGGCAAATCTGTCGATAATACAGGTAATTACCAAGTTGTGATTGACGAATATGAACGTGAACAGGACGTAAATAAAAACAGACTGATAGGAAATAAATTTCCGGACAATTACAGACAAAAATTTGCCGTCTTTGGAAATGTGGAAGCACAGAAAATTAAAGATGATTATGTGAATCCCAAAATGAATATCGGAGGAAAATTAGGTTTTAAATATTTTTTCAGTCCTAATTTTAATGTTGAAATTAATGCAAATATTTTCACGCTCGAAAATGAAAACATCGTAAAACGGAATTTCTTCGTTCCTGAAGTCAATCTCGAATATCTTCTTTTTCCGAAATACCGGTTCAGTCCATACATCTACGGTGGAGGAGGGATCATGTATTCCAATATTAAACCAAGATACAAAGGGCAGTTCGGCGGCGGTCTGGAATTTATGCTGGCCAAAAACATCGGGCTGCGAGCCTCTTCTCAGTATGATGTAGGTTTCAAAGACGATTGGGAAGGTCTGGTAAATGGCAAAAGAAAAGATCAGGCATTACGATTTGCACTGGGACTCAATTTTTACATTGGTAACAAATAA
- a CDS encoding type 1 glutamine amidotransferase domain-containing protein, translated as MKKLALLILTLFTIGFIQAQTKKSKNMKKKILFVVTSHDKKGDTGESTGYYLGEVSHPWEVLHNAGYEIDFVSPKGGTPPVDGFDLKDPVNKEFWENTEYKNKIDNSMKPSQVNPNDYSTIFYAGGHGAMWDLADNTELASIASKIYENGGIVAGVCHGPAGLVNIKLNNGKYLVDGKKINAFTNEEESEVKLTNVVPFLLEDKLKERGAKFEKSGLWQNHVVSDQRVITGQNPQSAKSVGEAILKELNK; from the coding sequence ATGAAAAAATTAGCACTTTTAATCCTTACTTTATTCACAATAGGATTCATTCAGGCTCAAACCAAAAAATCTAAAAATATGAAAAAGAAAATTTTATTTGTAGTCACCAGTCATGACAAAAAAGGTGATACGGGCGAAAGTACAGGATATTATCTCGGCGAAGTTTCGCATCCTTGGGAGGTTCTTCACAATGCAGGGTACGAAATCGATTTTGTAAGTCCGAAAGGCGGAACTCCTCCCGTTGACGGATTTGATTTGAAAGATCCCGTGAACAAAGAATTCTGGGAAAATACAGAATATAAAAATAAAATTGATAACTCCATGAAGCCGTCTCAGGTCAATCCCAATGACTATTCTACCATATTTTATGCAGGAGGTCACGGCGCGATGTGGGATCTGGCCGATAATACCGAATTGGCTTCCATCGCTTCAAAAATTTACGAAAACGGAGGAATTGTAGCCGGAGTTTGCCACGGACCTGCAGGTTTGGTGAATATTAAATTGAATAACGGGAAATATTTGGTTGACGGAAAAAAAATCAACGCATTTACCAATGAAGAAGAATCTGAAGTTAAATTAACGAATGTAGTTCCTTTCCTTTTGGAAGATAAACTGAAAGAAAGAGGGGCAAAATTTGAAAAATCAGGACTTTGGCAGAATCATGTGGTGAGTGATCAGCGAGTGATTACAGGTCAAAATCCTCAGTCTGCTAAAAGTGTCGGAGAAGCTATTTTGAAAGAATTAAATAAATAA
- a CDS encoding LysR family transcriptional regulator → MVNLEWYRTFKAIYKTGTLTGAADALFISQPGVSLHLGSLEAYVGYKLFDRTGRKMIPTERGKVLFNAISEPLTKLEDVEKNFQKSTEKHTPTISVGMCFETFQTTLEQYVSTLPFNLIISFGEYPEMLDQLDKGILDLIITPKKGTSPNILHEAFSSEQIILVGGKDVDTGSFLETLNSKGIEHAEEWLKQEKWYGTTGDMEHLFQFWILNFGHKPNFRPNYIVPNLNSIIRCLKGGAGLAVVPDFLCKNEIDNGEIKLIWEGEKKLENTLYFGCRKNTMYHEEIDHIKGLFRKMMGNKERLEVRS, encoded by the coding sequence ATGGTTAATTTAGAATGGTACCGTACTTTTAAAGCTATTTATAAAACCGGAACGTTAACGGGAGCGGCGGATGCTTTGTTTATTTCTCAGCCGGGCGTGAGTCTGCATTTGGGCTCTCTGGAAGCCTATGTCGGGTACAAGCTATTCGACAGAACCGGAAGGAAAATGATTCCTACGGAGAGAGGAAAAGTGTTATTCAATGCGATTTCCGAGCCGTTGACGAAGTTGGAAGATGTGGAGAAAAATTTTCAGAAATCTACGGAAAAACATACACCGACGATCAGTGTGGGAATGTGTTTTGAAACTTTTCAGACGACTTTGGAGCAGTATGTTTCAACGCTTCCTTTTAATTTAATCATCAGTTTTGGGGAATATCCCGAAATGCTGGATCAGTTAGATAAAGGGATTTTAGATTTAATAATTACACCAAAAAAAGGCACTTCACCTAATATTTTACATGAAGCTTTTTCATCCGAACAGATTATTTTGGTTGGCGGAAAAGATGTTGACACGGGAAGTTTTCTTGAAACCCTGAATTCAAAAGGGATAGAACACGCTGAAGAATGGCTGAAACAGGAAAAATGGTACGGAACAACGGGAGATATGGAGCATCTTTTCCAGTTCTGGATTTTGAATTTTGGGCATAAACCTAATTTCCGGCCGAATTATATCGTTCCGAATTTAAATTCGATCATCCGTTGCCTGAAAGGGGGAGCCGGATTAGCCGTCGTTCCTGATTTTTTATGCAAAAATGAAATTGACAACGGAGAAATAAAACTGATCTGGGAAGGTGAAAAGAAATTGGAAAACACATTGTATTTCGGTTGCCGTAAAAATACAATGTATCATGAAGAAATCGACCATATCAAAGGCTTGTTCAGAAAAATGATGGGCAATAAAGAAAGATTAGAAGTTAGAAGTTAG
- a CDS encoding CsgE family curli-type amyloid fiber assembly protein produces MINSYSLILCTFFIFLSALVHAQEDKKVTAKIESSFVENQIKLKAVVSNSTTIYKELNYLLVSIKKGSSGNLSNNQQSGKFSMNPNEVKVLSEINVNLEKKDALKAFLYIKDEETQKLIAKDSLELNSDLFKKKVAKIEEEVFYELKGLTIDETKSKIGKDFYDLFYIQYSQSQDKNNSAITISELPVRGTNGQINIEIDDKVVYSFMTNPSEDYLKEQLTNTLKYIKDYNAKKNLIKNEFIY; encoded by the coding sequence ATGATAAACTCATATTCTTTGATTTTGTGTACTTTTTTTATCTTCTTGTCGGCCCTGGTGCATGCACAAGAAGATAAAAAAGTCACAGCCAAGATCGAGAGCAGTTTTGTAGAAAATCAGATCAAATTAAAAGCGGTTGTAAGCAACAGCACTACTATTTATAAAGAGCTTAATTATCTTTTAGTTTCCATTAAAAAAGGCAGCAGCGGAAATCTTTCCAACAATCAGCAGAGCGGAAAATTTTCAATGAATCCCAATGAAGTGAAGGTTTTATCGGAGATTAATGTCAACCTCGAAAAAAAAGATGCCTTAAAAGCTTTCCTTTATATAAAAGATGAAGAAACTCAAAAACTTATTGCAAAAGACAGTTTGGAGCTGAACAGTGATTTGTTTAAGAAAAAAGTAGCGAAAATAGAAGAAGAGGTTTTTTATGAACTGAAAGGTCTAACCATCGATGAAACTAAAAGCAAGATAGGAAAAGATTTTTATGACCTTTTTTACATTCAATACAGCCAGAGTCAGGATAAGAATAATTCTGCCATTACGATTTCCGAACTTCCGGTTCGCGGTACCAACGGACAGATCAATATCGAAATTGATGACAAAGTAGTGTACAGCTTTATGACCAATCCCAGTGAAGACTATCTGAAAGAACAATTAACCAATACTTTAAAATATATCAAAGATTATAACGCCAAGAAAAACTTGATTAAAAATGAATTTATTTACTAA
- a CDS encoding type I restriction endonuclease yields METDLKLKLEQLHQRVDSLKDQINTEEATKNAFVMPFIQILGYDIFNPTEVIPEFICDIGTKKGEKVDYVIKKDNEPILIIECKHWKESADAHNSQLHRYYHVSKARFGVLTNGHIYNFYADLEKPNIMDEKPFFTLDLSNLKDSSLKILENFTKNGYNLESILDSAEDLKYIKAIRSEFEKELQNPTDEMVKLLVSKFFDKPITAIRLATFREYTKKAFSNSINESISFRLKNALNMNDIVPSKEKDKAPAIDENVDTPKFITTEEEIEGSQIVKAILREVLPATRIAFRDTQSYFGILLDDNNRKPICRLHFNSSNKYIELFQNGKDSGEKKLLNSLDDIYNHKSELLSTLKNYE; encoded by the coding sequence ATGGAGACAGATTTAAAATTAAAACTAGAACAATTACACCAGCGTGTAGATTCTTTAAAAGATCAAATTAATACGGAAGAGGCTACTAAAAATGCTTTTGTAATGCCTTTCATACAAATCTTAGGGTATGATATTTTTAACCCAACTGAAGTAATTCCAGAATTTATCTGTGATATAGGTACTAAGAAAGGCGAAAAAGTTGATTATGTAATTAAAAAGGATAATGAGCCTATTTTAATTATTGAATGTAAGCACTGGAAAGAAAGTGCCGATGCACATAATTCACAACTTCACAGATATTATCATGTATCCAAAGCCCGTTTTGGAGTGTTGACAAATGGTCATATATATAATTTTTATGCCGATCTGGAGAAGCCTAACATCATGGATGAGAAACCGTTTTTTACTTTAGATTTGTCAAATTTAAAAGATTCAAGTTTAAAGATTTTAGAAAATTTCACAAAAAATGGTTATAATTTAGAAAGTATTTTAGATTCTGCCGAAGATTTAAAATATATAAAAGCTATTCGTAGTGAATTTGAAAAAGAATTACAAAATCCTACAGATGAGATGGTAAAGCTTTTGGTGAGTAAATTTTTTGATAAACCAATCACTGCAATTAGGCTTGCTACTTTCAGAGAGTATACTAAGAAGGCATTTTCAAATTCAATCAATGAATCTATTAGCTTTAGATTAAAGAATGCTTTAAATATGAATGATATTGTTCCATCTAAAGAAAAAGATAAGGCTCCGGCTATTGATGAAAATGTTGATACTCCGAAATTTATTACAACAGAAGAAGAAATAGAAGGATCACAGATTGTAAAAGCTATTTTGAGAGAAGTTTTACCTGCAACAAGAATTGCTTTTAGAGACACGCAATCTTATTTTGGAATTTTATTAGATGATAATAATCGTAAGCCAATTTGTCGATTACATTTTAATTCTTCCAATAAGTATATTGAATTATTTCAGAATGGGAAGGATAGTGGAGAGAAAAAGTTGTTAAATAGTTTAGATGATATATATAATCATAAATCAGAATTATTATCTACATTAAAAAATTACGAATAA
- a CDS encoding curli production assembly/transport component CsgF produces the protein MKTFVIFLTIVAGMFFGKSQQLVYKPLNPAFGGDTFNYQWLLSSANAQNQFDQKNDYDSLLDNLNSLDSFSNSLNRQVLSELSRKLFEDQFGEGSIQPGNYLFGTMYLQVTTTAQGLLINILDTATGDQSEVIIPK, from the coding sequence ATGAAAACTTTTGTAATTTTTTTGACCATTGTCGCGGGAATGTTCTTCGGAAAATCCCAGCAACTCGTTTATAAGCCGCTCAACCCTGCATTCGGAGGGGATACTTTCAATTATCAGTGGCTTTTGAGTTCTGCAAATGCGCAAAATCAGTTTGATCAGAAAAATGATTACGACAGTTTGCTTGATAATTTAAATTCTCTGGACAGTTTCAGCAATAGTCTCAACAGGCAGGTTTTGAGTGAATTATCCAGAAAATTGTTTGAAGATCAGTTCGGAGAGGGAAGCATACAGCCCGGAAATTATCTTTTCGGAACCATGTATTTGCAGGTCACGACTACCGCTCAGGGACTGCTGATTAATATTTTGGACACAGCTACAGGAGATCAGTCCGAAGTGATTATTCCAAAATAA
- a CDS encoding NAD(P)H-dependent oxidoreductase has protein sequence MKKVLIINGGQNFGHSGGKYNQTIAENTLEVLKGFENVEVKITNVDNGYNSNEEVEKFVWADYIIYHTPIWWFQLPNGLKKYIDEVFTAGHAKGIYMSDGRTAENPKINYGTGGMLGGRKYMVTTSWNAPETAFTLPGEFFMETSVDDGPLFGFHRMNAFVSLEKMESFHFHDVEKNANIERDMKLYREHLTTVFEKELKPQLA, from the coding sequence ATGAAAAAAGTATTAATCATCAACGGTGGACAAAACTTCGGACATTCCGGAGGAAAATATAATCAGACAATTGCTGAAAATACATTGGAAGTTTTAAAAGGCTTTGAGAATGTAGAAGTTAAAATCACAAATGTAGATAACGGCTACAACAGTAATGAAGAAGTTGAAAAGTTTGTCTGGGCAGATTATATCATTTACCACACACCAATCTGGTGGTTCCAATTGCCAAATGGTTTGAAAAAATATATCGATGAAGTTTTCACGGCGGGCCATGCAAAAGGAATTTATATGAGTGATGGCAGAACGGCAGAAAATCCTAAAATCAATTACGGAACCGGAGGAATGCTTGGCGGAAGAAAATATATGGTAACCACAAGCTGGAATGCACCGGAAACAGCATTTACCCTTCCGGGAGAATTCTTCATGGAAACAAGTGTAGATGATGGGCCATTATTTGGATTCCATAGAATGAACGCCTTTGTATCTTTAGAAAAAATGGAAAGTTTTCACTTTCATGATGTAGAAAAAAATGCGAATATTGAACGCGATATGAAACTCTACAGAGAACATCTTACTACAGTTTTTGAAAAAGAATTAAAACCACAATTAGCCTAA
- a CDS encoding lysophospholipid acyltransferase family protein produces the protein MAKKNIFTDAFGTPYFLKRLIIFILGIVSYRRFNGFNKLKITGTEHLVDLPDSNVLFVSNHQTYFADVAAMYHAFCAVNNGYLNTIKNPIYLLNPKIDFYYVAAEETMNKGILPKIFKIAGAVTVKRTWRAEGKNVNRLVDMSEVDNIMKALDNGWVATFPQGTTAAFAQGRRGTAKLVKNQRPIVIPIKINGFRRAFDKKGLRVKVTGVKPTMEFKAPLEIDYDKENAHEILLKIMTAIEQTEDFNLLHNYDEELKAKKLEQKDSNN, from the coding sequence ATGGCGAAGAAAAATATTTTCACCGATGCATTCGGTACTCCTTATTTTTTAAAAAGGTTGATTATTTTTATTTTAGGAATTGTGTCTTACAGAAGATTCAATGGCTTTAATAAATTGAAAATAACCGGTACCGAACACCTTGTGGATCTTCCGGATTCCAATGTGCTGTTCGTATCAAACCATCAAACCTATTTTGCAGACGTGGCAGCAATGTACCATGCATTCTGTGCTGTAAACAACGGATATTTAAACACCATTAAAAACCCTATCTATCTGCTAAATCCCAAGATCGATTTTTATTACGTGGCAGCCGAAGAAACCATGAATAAAGGAATTCTTCCTAAAATTTTTAAAATTGCGGGCGCTGTAACGGTAAAAAGAACCTGGAGAGCTGAAGGCAAAAATGTCAACAGACTCGTAGATATGAGCGAGGTGGATAATATTATGAAAGCCTTAGACAACGGCTGGGTAGCGACTTTCCCTCAGGGTACTACTGCAGCATTTGCGCAAGGAAGAAGAGGCACGGCAAAATTAGTCAAAAACCAGCGCCCGATTGTGATTCCGATTAAAATCAACGGATTCCGAAGAGCGTTCGACAAAAAAGGCCTCCGTGTAAAGGTAACAGGCGTAAAACCTACCATGGAGTTTAAAGCACCTCTTGAGATAGATTATGACAAGGAAAATGCTCATGAAATCTTATTGAAAATCATGACTGCCATTGAGCAGACAGAAGATTTCAACCTACTACACAATTATGATGAAGAACTTAAAGCTAAAAAATTAGAACAAAAGGACTCCAATAATTAA
- a CDS encoding aldo/keto reductase, translating to MQQKTYTGQPVIRLNNGVDIPALGFGVWQMEDLQECENAVIKAIEVGYRMIDTASIYLNETAVGNAVKNSGVDREELFITSKLWVQDHGYEKAKSAFQRTLDRLQLDYLDMYLLHWPFGDFLGAWKALEELYHEGKIKAIGVCNFTIEKMEELKENSKVLPVINQIELHPIFQQKELQVYDRENNIVTQPWSPLGNGNTGLLDNDKLKEIASKYNKTVAQVILRWHLQEGFCVIPKSVTPSRIEENFNVFDFELTEDEMNVVRSLDTGKRLFFDPKDPTWEQKMLNSVADI from the coding sequence ATGCAACAAAAAACATATACGGGACAGCCTGTAATCCGTTTGAATAATGGAGTAGATATTCCGGCGTTGGGCTTCGGAGTTTGGCAGATGGAAGATTTGCAGGAATGTGAAAATGCAGTAATCAAAGCCATTGAAGTGGGATACAGAATGATTGATACGGCCTCTATTTACCTCAACGAAACGGCAGTTGGAAATGCGGTGAAAAATAGCGGAGTAGACAGAGAAGAACTGTTCATTACTTCAAAACTGTGGGTTCAGGATCACGGGTATGAAAAAGCGAAAAGTGCCTTCCAGAGAACATTGGACAGACTGCAGCTGGATTATCTTGACATGTACCTTCTTCACTGGCCTTTCGGGGATTTTTTAGGTGCGTGGAAGGCATTGGAGGAATTGTATCATGAAGGGAAAATCAAGGCAATCGGAGTGTGCAATTTTACCATCGAAAAAATGGAAGAATTGAAGGAAAATTCAAAGGTTTTGCCTGTGATCAATCAGATTGAGCTGCATCCTATTTTCCAGCAAAAGGAACTTCAGGTGTACGACAGGGAAAATAATATTGTTACGCAACCTTGGAGCCCGCTTGGAAACGGAAATACCGGACTTTTAGATAATGATAAATTAAAAGAAATTGCTTCCAAATACAACAAAACTGTTGCTCAGGTGATTCTGAGATGGCATTTGCAGGAAGGATTCTGCGTGATCCCAAAATCTGTGACGCCATCCAGAATTGAAGAAAATTTCAATGTTTTTGATTTTGAATTAACAGAAGACGAAATGAACGTTGTCCGTTCTCTGGATACAGGAAAAAGACTGTTTTTTGATCCGAAAGATCCGACTTGGGAACAGAAAATGTTGAATTCTGTTGCAGATATTTAA
- a CDS encoding RebB family R body protein, which yields MNSEKDKKPAENALPEASNEQIEQAGQSSGNTIMEVSAYSTTLLYQNAAHSTGIMYQNSVSNQNNLNILGQAAANQGVMQIYSINTLTDTVYIDKILNPGNVRLAPTQLENKQPENDNKDEK from the coding sequence ATGAACTCAGAAAAAGACAAAAAACCAGCCGAAAATGCTTTACCCGAAGCGTCGAACGAGCAAATAGAACAAGCCGGTCAGTCAAGCGGAAATACCATAATGGAAGTTTCTGCCTATTCCACGACACTTTTGTATCAGAATGCTGCCCATTCCACTGGGATTATGTACCAAAATTCAGTGAGTAATCAAAATAATCTGAATATCTTAGGACAGGCAGCGGCGAACCAAGGTGTTATGCAGATTTACAGTATAAATACTCTTACAGATACCGTTTACATTGATAAAATTTTGAATCCCGGAAATGTCAGATTGGCACCGACTCAGCTTGAAAATAAGCAACCTGAGAATGATAATAAAGATGAGAAATAA
- a CDS encoding putative quinol monooxygenase: MKIYLTAIINAKEEYRNEVLEVLQNMVKETRKEEACELYTLHQGIENKNQFVFYEIWKSEEGLAQHNQQPYIQAFGALVDEKLQEKPQIYLTEII, encoded by the coding sequence ATGAAAATTTATCTTACTGCCATCATCAACGCAAAAGAAGAGTACAGAAACGAAGTTTTGGAGGTTCTTCAAAATATGGTCAAAGAAACACGAAAAGAAGAAGCCTGCGAATTGTACACCCTCCACCAGGGAATCGAAAACAAAAACCAATTCGTTTTCTACGAAATCTGGAAAAGTGAAGAAGGTTTGGCGCAACACAACCAACAGCCCTATATTCAAGCTTTTGGAGCTTTGGTTGATGAAAAATTACAGGAAAAACCACAGATTTATTTAACTGAAATTATTTAA